The following DNA comes from Anaerostipes rhamnosivorans.
GACTTCATCATGGGAATACGGCAGGATATAATTTTCACTGTAAGCATAATCCATGGAGAATACGATTGCTCCGTGGTTCTCTTTGCGGAACAGAGAATCAAGCTCCATATAATAGAGAGAGTCATGCATATATCCCATGTTCCACTTATATGTAAATCCAAGTCCTTCCTCGTCATCAATGTCGCTGGTCACCTTCGGATAGGCTGTTGATTCTTCCGCAACCGTAATGAACCCGTCAAAGTTGGAGCGCATGGTACGATTTAAATTCTTCAGAAAATCTACTGCCTCGTAGTTGATATTTGTTCCGTCTTCATTCGGTACAAATTCTCCTGGTTTCTTCCCGAAATCCAGATACAGCATGGCGCTGACCGCATCGATCCGAATACCGTCAATGTGGTATTTCTCCGCAAAAAATACAGCACTGGAGATCAAGAAACTCTGTACTTCCGGTTTGCCGTAGTTGAACAGCAGTGTCCCCCAATCCGGCTGGCTTCCTTTTCTCGGATCCGCATGATCGTAAATGTGAGATCCGTCAAACAATGCAAGACCATGTTCATCTCTAGGAAAATGAGCCGGAACCCAGTCTAAGATCACGCCGATATCTGCTCTGTGGAGCTTGTCAATAAAATACATAAAATCTTCTGGCGTTCCATAGCGTGAAGTTACAGAGTAGTAACCTGTCACCTGGTATCCCCAGGACAGATCATAAGGATATTCTGTCACCGGCATCAACTCTACATGGGTATATCCCATCTTTTGCAGATACGGTACAAGCATGTCCGCAATCTCACGGTAATTATAAAACTCCCTGTCTTCCTCTTTCGGCATCTTCCATGTGCCCAAGTGCATCTCATAGACAGACATAGGCTGGCTTACATCCTGCTTTTTCTTTCTGCGGCTTATAAACCGCTTGTCCCTCCAGGAGAAACCATCCAGTTCATCCCAGACCACAGATGCAGTGTCAGGCCTGTTCTCAGAATGGAACGCAAACGGATCGCTTTTGTATCTGCATCTGCCGTCCATACCCTCCACGTAATATTTATATAAATCGCCTTTTTCCAGTCCTTCAACCTGGATGGAATAAATCCCTTTTTCCGTCTGCTTCATCGGATGTGACAGTGGATTCCACTGGTTAAAGTCTCCGACCAGGCTGACAGATTTCGCATTGGGAGCCCATACTACAAACTCGTGGGCATCCG
Coding sequences within:
- the glgB gene encoding 1,4-alpha-glucan branching protein GlgB, which produces METNISKEDLYLFQTGKAQKAYLMFGCHYLKEADAHEFVVWAPNAKSVSLVGDFNQWNPLSHPMKQTEKGIYSIQVEGLEKGDLYKYYVEGMDGRCRYKSDPFAFHSENRPDTASVVWDELDGFSWRDKRFISRRKKKQDVSQPMSVYEMHLGTWKMPKEEDREFYNYREIADMLVPYLQKMGYTHVELMPVTEYPYDLSWGYQVTGYYSVTSRYGTPEDFMYFIDKLHRADIGVILDWVPAHFPRDEHGLALFDGSHIYDHADPRKGSQPDWGTLLFNYGKPEVQSFLISSAVFFAEKYHIDGIRIDAVSAMLYLDFGKKPGEFVPNEDGTNINYEAVDFLKNLNRTMRSNFDGFITVAEESTAYPKVTSDIDDEEGLGFTYKWNMGYMHDSLYYMELDSLFRKENHGAIVFSMDYAYSENYILPYSHDEVVHGKGSMINKMFGEYEQKFASLKTLYGFMYAHPGKKLLFMGDDFAQFVEWRDKEELDWFLIDEYETHRTMNEYVANLNELYRKEPALYELDNKPEGFEWLLQKDADHSVVAFIRKSKKRRGKPQEQIVCVCNFTPVEWDKYHIPMPKDGKLTKILDSSEKAFGGDGEVSQKSAKVRKKKIKGKRNAYEHYAVLSLKPLSVVMYKYTLEDTPAKKKAEPKKTTAKKTASKAPEQTKAETVKTPEKKEAAKPAAVKEEITKTAKPAAEKKETPRSATVKKVEKTEKKAEQATNDKQKSKKEETKKEGKQQTVESTKKTTASKSADKKETN